The following proteins are encoded in a genomic region of Gloeomargarita sp. SKYB120:
- a CDS encoding DNA-directed RNA polymerase subunit omega codes for MMQRRHRIDPVEILFRTEELLRDARNRYEITHQVALCAKRCRYEDLDALEDPFNKPVIRAIIEMAEKLKPELVGGETLTEPLN; via the coding sequence ATGATGCAACGCCGTCACCGCATTGACCCGGTTGAAATCCTGTTCCGCACGGAGGAGTTGTTGCGGGATGCGCGGAACCGCTACGAGATCACGCACCAGGTTGCTCTGTGCGCAAAACGCTGTCGTTATGAGGACCTGGACGCCCTGGAGGACCCCTTCAACAAACCGGTGATCCGGGCGATTATCGAGATGGCAGAGAAACTCAAACCAGAACTGGTGGGGGGCGAAACCCTGACCGAACCCCTGAACTAA
- a CDS encoding shikimate kinase: MAIDPSLVEQARRQLGGVTVFLVGMMGCGKSTTGKFLARQLKYGFSDTDQLIAQVTGRSIPALFAEGGEGEFRRWETQVLAEVASYTRLVVATGGGVVTRPLNWSYLHHGVVVWLDAPVEVLVQRLHQRQDRPLLAQAATPEQLHQRLQELLAQRRPYYAQADVQVKVTAQMTVGQVTQAVLQGIVGNTHPHRQSFQTAAEIE; this comes from the coding sequence ATGGCGATAGATCCGTCGTTGGTTGAGCAAGCACGCCGCCAGCTAGGGGGCGTGACTGTGTTTTTAGTAGGGATGATGGGCTGCGGCAAAAGCACCACTGGCAAATTCCTGGCCCGCCAGTTGAAGTATGGGTTTAGCGATACCGACCAGTTGATCGCCCAGGTGACGGGGCGCTCGATACCGGCGCTGTTTGCCGAGGGCGGCGAGGGCGAGTTTCGTCGATGGGAAACCCAGGTGCTGGCGGAAGTCGCCAGTTACACCCGCCTAGTGGTGGCGACAGGAGGCGGCGTCGTGACCCGGCCCTTGAACTGGAGTTACTTGCATCACGGGGTGGTGGTATGGCTAGACGCGCCGGTGGAGGTGTTGGTGCAACGCTTGCACCAGCGGCAGGACCGTCCTCTGTTGGCCCAAGCGGCGACTCCCGAGCAACTGCACCAGCGGTTACAGGAGTTGCTGGCTCAGCGGCGGCCCTACTATGCCCAGGCGGACGTGCAGGTGAAAGTCACGGCGCAGATGACGGTAGGACAGGTGACGCAGGCGGTGTTGCAGGGCATTGTGGGGAACACTCACCCTCATCGTCAGTCATTCCAAACAGCCGCAGAAATAGAATAA